A segment of the Fimbriimonadaceae bacterium genome:
CACTGTAGTAGTACGGTGTCGCCGACTCGAACTCGCCGGCGCAGGTGTCGACCATCTTGTAGACACTTCCGCCGGAAGCTTCGGCGATGGTCTGCTCATGTTCGACGGCCAGGGGCCCCAACAACTCGCGGACCGTGGCCGCAGGGACGCCCAAGGCGACCGCGCGGACGACGTCGGCGGCCGTCTCGTCCTTCCGCTTCCGGCCGTTGGCGGCCAAGCGGAGACTCTCGGTGACCACGACGACGCCGAGGATCTTGCGCAAGAACCAACGGTCGACGCGGCTGTGGGCGTAAACCTCGTCGAGGCTCCACCCCCGGCGCAAAGCCTCGGCCAAAGCCCAGAGCCGCTCGTCAGTCGGGTGGGACAGGGCGTGGCGTAGCGCAGCGTCGTCGCAGACCTCGGGCGCGAAGTTCGCGTGACGCAAGTCCTTAGCCTTCACTTCGAGCCCCCGCACCGCCTTGAGCAAGGCCGCCTCAAAGGTGCGGTCGATCGCCATGACCTCGCCGGTGGCCTTCATCTGCGTCGAGAGCCGCCGGTCGCCTCCGCCGAACTTGTCGAAGGGCCAGCGCGGCACCTTCACGACACAGTAGTCCAAGGCCGGCTCAAAGCACGCCTTCGTCGTCTTGGTGACCGCGTTGTCGATCTCGTCAAGCGTCTTGCCCGTCGCGATCTTGGCGGCGACCCGGGCGATGGGATAGCCGGTGGCCTTCGACGCCAGCGCCGAAGAGCGCGAGACACGGGGGTTGACCTCGATGACGTAATAGTCGAAGCTGTCCGGGTTCACCGCCAACTGCACGTTGCACCCGCCTTCGATCTTGAGGGCGCTGATGATCTTCAGCGACGCCGTCCGGAGCATGTGGTACTCGATGTCGCTGAGGGTCTGGGACGGGGCCACGACGATGGAGTCACCTGTGTGGACCCCCATCGGGTCGAGGTTCTCCATGTTGCAGACCGTGATGCAGTTGCCTTTGCCGTCGCGCATCACCTCGTACTCGACCTCCTTCCAGCCGAGCAGACTGCGCTCCACCATAAGTTGGGAGCGCATGGACAGTTTGAGGCCCTTGCGCCCGGTCTCCCACAGTTCGTCGCGGTTGTT
Coding sequences within it:
- the carB gene encoding carbamoyl-phosphate synthase large subunit; the encoded protein is MRTILVIGSGPIIIGQAAEFDYAGTQACKSLREEGYRVVLVNSNPATIMTDEETADAVYIEPLTVEFLERVIAREKPYGLLPTLGGQTGLNLASQLDAAGIIEKYGVKLLGTQLEAIRKAEDRELFRALMREIREPVPESWIVESEADLEAILDVVPYPCIIRPAYTLGGTGGGIANNRDELWETGRKGLKLSMRSQLMVERSLLGWKEVEYEVMRDGKGNCITVCNMENLDPMGVHTGDSIVVAPSQTLSDIEYHMLRTASLKIISALKIEGGCNVQLAVNPDSFDYYVIEVNPRVSRSSALASKATGYPIARVAAKIATGKTLDEIDNAVTKTTKACFEPALDYCVVKVPRWPFDKFGGGDRRLSTQMKATGEVMAIDRTFEAALLKAVRGLEVKAKDLRHANFAPEVCDDAALRHALSHPTDERLWALAEALRRGWSLDEVYAHSRVDRWFLRKILGVVVVTESLRLAANGRKRKDETAADVVRAVALGVPAATVRELLGPLAVEHEQTIAEASGGSVYKMVDTCAGEFESATPYYYSAMESEDDQVLMLENA